Proteins encoded within one genomic window of Formosa agariphila KMM 3901:
- the azu gene encoding azurin has product MKYLKLTVLMLSSTFLMNCGGKEEKKKSFSYDTEVEAPATPAVATTPETTTADTAEATDGVVEIMLHGDDKMTFNLKEIKVKAGQKVKLTLMHTGKMPKNVMGHNFVLLNKGVELSTFASKAASAADHEYVPEGSEDVIVYTKLLGGGESDVIEFDAPEAGTYDFLCSFPGHYALMKGKFIVE; this is encoded by the coding sequence ATGAAATATTTAAAATTAACAGTATTGATGTTAAGTTCTACATTCTTAATGAATTGTGGAGGAAAAGAAGAAAAGAAAAAAAGCTTTTCTTACGATACAGAAGTTGAAGCACCAGCAACACCAGCAGTTGCAACAACACCTGAAACAACCACAGCAGATACAGCCGAGGCAACAGATGGTGTAGTAGAAATTATGCTTCATGGAGACGATAAAATGACTTTTAATTTAAAAGAAATTAAAGTTAAAGCAGGTCAGAAAGTGAAATTAACTTTAATGCATACAGGAAAAATGCCAAAGAATGTAATGGGACATAATTTTGTGCTTCTTAATAAAGGCGTAGAGCTATCTACCTTTGCTTCTAAAGCAGCTTCTGCAGCAGATCATGAATATGTACCAGAAGGTTCTGAAGATGTTATTGTCTACACTAAATTACTTGGTGGTGGAGAATCTGATGTAATTGAGTTCGATGCTCCAGAAGCTGGAACTTACGATTTCTTATGTAGTTTCCCAGGACATTACGCTTTAATGAAAGGTAAATTTATTGTTGAGTAA
- the leuB gene encoding 3-isopropylmalate dehydrogenase, with amino-acid sequence MKLNIAVLAGDGIGPEVTAQSIKVLKAIALEFDHSFNFKYAPVGAVAIDETGDPLPEATLELCKNSDALLFGAIGDPKYDNDPSAKVRPEQGLLALRKSLGLFANIRPVKAYDALLSKSPLKKDIIKGTDISIYRELTGGIYFGKKELSEDGNTASDLCEYSRNEIERIAHLAFKAAQSRRKKLTLIDKANVLESSRLWRKVVKEVATNYKDIELDFLFVDNAAMQMILNPKQFDVILTENMFGDIISDEASVIGGSIGLLASASVGDKYAMFEPIHGSYPQATNKGIANPIASILSAAMLLDHFDLNDEADLIRTAVDKSLALHITTPDLNTKYDNITTTKVGDFIADFISNPTDSNHNFSNIHLGQSTII; translated from the coding sequence ATGAAACTAAACATAGCAGTATTAGCAGGAGACGGAATTGGACCAGAAGTCACTGCACAATCTATAAAAGTTCTTAAAGCCATAGCTTTAGAATTCGATCATTCTTTTAATTTTAAATATGCTCCAGTTGGTGCTGTTGCTATAGACGAAACTGGTGACCCATTACCAGAAGCAACTTTAGAGCTTTGTAAAAATAGCGATGCTTTATTATTTGGTGCGATTGGTGACCCTAAATACGATAATGATCCTTCTGCAAAAGTACGTCCAGAGCAAGGTTTATTAGCGTTAAGAAAGTCTTTAGGTTTATTTGCAAACATAAGACCTGTAAAAGCTTACGATGCTCTTTTAAGTAAATCGCCTTTAAAAAAGGATATTATTAAGGGTACCGACATTAGTATTTATCGCGAACTTACGGGAGGTATTTATTTCGGAAAGAAAGAACTAAGTGAAGACGGAAATACAGCTTCAGATTTATGTGAATACTCACGTAATGAAATAGAACGTATTGCACATTTAGCATTTAAAGCTGCTCAGTCACGTAGAAAGAAACTAACTTTAATTGATAAAGCAAACGTATTAGAATCGTCTCGTTTATGGCGTAAAGTGGTTAAAGAAGTTGCCACAAACTATAAAGATATAGAATTAGATTTCTTATTTGTAGACAACGCTGCAATGCAAATGATTTTAAACCCAAAACAATTTGATGTTATTTTAACTGAGAATATGTTTGGAGATATTATTAGTGACGAAGCTAGTGTTATTGGTGGATCTATCGGATTATTAGCTTCTGCTTCTGTAGGAGATAAATATGCGATGTTCGAGCCTATTCACGGATCTTATCCACAAGCTACAAACAAAGGTATTGCAAACCCTATTGCTTCTATTTTATCGGCTGCTATGCTATTAGATCATTTCGATTTAAACGATGAAGCTGATTTAATTAGAACGGCTGTAGATAAATCTTTAGCGCTACATATTACAACTCCAGATTTAAATACTAAATACGACAATATTACAACAACTAAGGTTGGAGATTTCATTGCTGATTTTATTAGTAATCCTACAGATTCTAATCATAATTTTTCTAATATTCACTTAGGACAATCAACAATAATATAA
- the leuD gene encoding 3-isopropylmalate dehydratase small subunit: protein MEKFTTFQSRAIPLDIENIDTDQIIPARFLKATDREGFGDNVFRDWRFNKNGDLNEDFPLNDTTYMGSILVAGDNFGCGSSREHAAWAIADYGFKVVVSSFFADIFKGNALNNGILPVQVSPAFLKELFNHITADPETIISVNLETQIISIKDTDFKESFDIDPYKKTCLINGYDDIDYLLSKKEDILAFENKA, encoded by the coding sequence ATGGAAAAGTTTACAACATTTCAGTCTAGAGCCATTCCATTAGACATAGAAAACATAGATACTGATCAAATTATTCCTGCACGTTTCTTAAAAGCTACAGACAGAGAAGGTTTTGGAGATAATGTATTTAGAGATTGGAGATTTAATAAAAACGGAGACTTAAACGAAGACTTTCCTTTAAACGACACCACCTACATGGGAAGTATCCTTGTAGCCGGCGATAATTTTGGTTGTGGTTCTAGTCGTGAGCATGCCGCTTGGGCCATAGCCGATTACGGATTTAAAGTTGTTGTTTCTAGTTTCTTTGCCGATATTTTTAAAGGAAATGCCTTAAATAATGGTATTCTTCCTGTGCAGGTTTCGCCAGCGTTTTTAAAAGAATTATTTAATCACATTACAGCAGACCCTGAAACAATAATTAGTGTAAATTTAGAAACACAAATCATTTCTATAAAAGATACAGATTTTAAGGAGTCTTTCGATATTGATCCTTACAAAAAAACCTGCCTAATAAATGGTTACGATGATATTGACTATTTATTAAGTAAAAAAGAAGATATTTTAGCTTTCGAAAACAAAGCCTAA